A single Triticum dicoccoides isolate Atlit2015 ecotype Zavitan chromosome 2A, WEW_v2.0, whole genome shotgun sequence DNA region contains:
- the LOC119356016 gene encoding cytochrome P450 704C1-like, producing the protein MDSPLSQQPTLLALSLLLLALYLARRALLGKRRNYPPVAGTMLHQLLNFGRLAEYQTELSQRYRTFRMLTPTCSYVYTVEPANVEYILRTNFANYGKGTMTHDVLEDLLGDGIFNVDGAMWRHQRKVASFEFSTRVLREYSSGVFRDTAAELAGIVAAAAAAGERVDMHDLFMRSTLDSIFTIGFGVNLGGLSQSSQESAAFARAFDDANEQVLYRFFDPLWKAKRLLNVSSEAAMKRSVRTINDFVYAVIDKKIEQMSKDEHEFAKKEDILSRFLLEREKDPGCFDNKYLRDIILNFVIAGRDTSAGTLSWFLYVLCGNQRIQDKIAREVREATTAGDRDVGVQELTACLTEDAISNMPYLHAALTETLRLYPAVPIDVKYCFSDDTLPDGHAVRKGDMVNYQPYPMGRMKFLWGDDAEEFRPERWLDGDGVFVPESPYKFTAFQAGPRICLGKEFAYRQMKIFAAVLLYLYRFEMWERDSTVGYRPMLTLKMDGPLHVRALPRRASG; encoded by the exons ATGGACTCACCGCTGAGCCAGCAGCCCACGCTGCTGGCGCTGTCGCTGCTCCTCCTGGCCCTCTACCTGGCGCGCCGCGCCCTGCTCGGCAAGCGGCGGAACTACCCGCCCGTGGCCGGCACCATGCTCCACCAGCTCCTCAACTTCGGCCGCCTGGCCGAGTACCAGACGGAGCTCTCCCAGAGGTACCGCACCTTCCGCATGCTCACCCCGACCTGCAGCTACGTGTACACCGTGGAGCCCGCCAACGTGGAGTACATCCTCCGCACCAACTTCGCCAACTACGGCAAGGGCACCATGACCCACGACGTGCTGGAGGACCTcctcggcgacggcatcttcaacgTCGACGGCGCCATGTGGCGGCACCAGCGCAAGGTCGCCAGCTTCGAGTTCTCCACCCGGGTGCTCCGCGAGTACAGCAGCGGCGTGTTCCGCGACACGGCCGCCGAGCTCGCGGGCatcgtggccgccgccgccgccgccggggagaGGGTCGACATGCACGACCTGTTCATGCGGTCGACGCTGGACTCGATCTTCACGATCGGGTTCGGAGTCAACCTCGGCGGGCTGTCCCAGTCCAGCCAGGAGAGCGCGGCGTTCGCCCGGGCGTTCGACGACGCCAACGAGCAGGTGCTGTACCGGTTCTTCGACCCGCTCTGGAAGGCCAAGAGGCTGCTCAACGTCTCGTCGGAGGCGGCCATGAAGCGGTCGGTGCGCACCATCAACGACTTCGTGTACGCTGTCATCGACAAGAAGATCGAGCAGATGAGCAAAGATGAACACGAATTC GCCAAGAAAGAGGACATCCTGTCGAGATTCCTGCTGGAGAGGGAGAAAGACCCGGGCTGCTTCGACAACAAGTACCTCCGGGACATCATACTCAACTTCGTGATCGCCGGCCGCGACACGTCGGCGGGGACGCTGTCGTGGTTCCTCTACGTGCTGTGCGGCAACCAGCGCATCCAGGACAAGATCGCGAGggaggtgcgggaggccaccaccgccggcgaccgggACGTCGGCGTCCAAGAACTCACGGCGTGCCTCACAGAAGACGCCATCAGCAACATGCCGTACCTCCACGCCGCGCTGACGGAGACGCTCCGGCTGTACCCGGCGGTGCCCATC GATGTCAAGTACTGCTTCTCGGATGACACGCTGCCGGACGGCCACGCCGTGAGGAAAGGGGACATGGTGAACTACCAGCCGTACCCGATGGGCAGGATGAAGTTCCTGTGGGGCGACGACGCCGAGGAGTTCAGGCCGGAGCGGTGGCTCGACGGCGACGGCGTGTTCGTCCCGGAGAGCCCCTACAAGTTTACGGCATTCCAG GCGGGGCCTCGGATCTGCCTGGGGAAGGAGTTCGCGTACAGGCAGATGAAGATATTTGCGGCTGTTCTTCTCTACCTCTACAGGTTTGAGATGTGGGAGCGCGACTCCACGGTGGGATACCGCCCGATGCTCACCCTCAAAATGGATGGTCCGCTCCATGTTCGTGCGTTGCCTCGGCGAGCAAGCGGGTAG